From a single Asticcacaulis sp. MM231 genomic region:
- a CDS encoding carboxylesterase family protein, with product MRVLNSLIVLGVALLALPAFAQKATPPVSVTGGQISGTDTGEVRTFLGVPFAAPPVGELRWRAPQAVVPWSGVRATTTLSAACAPNADWLPNPKSEDCLYLNVWAPEQADRAKAEKLPVIVWIHGGGYYGGTAGQPLFDGGNLARHGAVVVTLNYRLGIFGFFAHPELTAELPDQSSGNQGIEDQIAALHWVKDNIAAFGGDPERVTIMGESAGGESVAILVASPLGKGLFQRAIAESGNDALPLAPSENAHFDRTAAEAKGMAFSKAAGAHHLFDLRAMSLETLAKQPWSPVPIVDGHVLHEDLTTTYQNHRQNDVPILVGWNAEEGKDLAPEILGTSDFTAANHRDLMARLLGHAPTDALLKTYPGATDAQARASINQLTNDWWGWRMQYWANLQRQNSHSKSYVYFFAHRPAELPNCGYGCGIGHGAEIQYVFDHLDWEQRPWTAEDRRLATELSDRWVAFAATGDPNRRSLPVWTVFDGSNASIFRIGSDTDRLPDFDLFIP from the coding sequence ATGCGCGTACTGAACAGCCTTATCGTTCTTGGTGTCGCGCTGCTGGCGCTTCCCGCTTTTGCTCAAAAGGCGACCCCGCCGGTCTCAGTGACCGGCGGGCAGATATCCGGCACGGATACCGGCGAGGTGCGCACCTTCCTTGGCGTGCCCTTTGCCGCCCCGCCAGTGGGTGAATTGCGCTGGCGCGCGCCGCAAGCGGTCGTGCCTTGGAGCGGCGTGAGGGCAACCACGACGCTTTCGGCGGCCTGCGCTCCCAATGCGGACTGGCTGCCCAACCCCAAGAGCGAAGACTGCCTCTATCTCAATGTCTGGGCGCCAGAACAAGCCGATCGGGCAAAGGCCGAAAAGCTGCCGGTCATCGTCTGGATTCACGGCGGCGGCTATTATGGCGGCACAGCCGGTCAGCCCCTTTTCGATGGCGGCAACCTGGCCCGGCATGGCGCTGTTGTCGTCACCCTCAACTATCGACTCGGCATATTCGGCTTCTTCGCCCATCCGGAACTGACCGCAGAATTGCCCGATCAGTCTTCCGGCAACCAGGGCATCGAGGACCAGATCGCCGCTCTGCACTGGGTAAAGGACAATATCGCGGCCTTCGGTGGCGATCCCGAACGCGTCACCATCATGGGCGAATCCGCCGGAGGCGAATCCGTGGCGATCCTGGTCGCGTCACCGCTGGGCAAGGGGCTTTTCCAGCGTGCCATCGCTGAAAGCGGCAATGACGCCCTTCCCCTTGCCCCCAGCGAGAACGCGCACTTCGACCGCACCGCTGCCGAAGCCAAGGGGATGGCTTTTTCAAAGGCGGCCGGCGCGCACCACCTCTTCGACCTGCGCGCCATGAGCCTTGAGACCTTAGCGAAGCAGCCGTGGTCGCCGGTGCCGATCGTCGACGGGCATGTGCTGCATGAAGACCTGACCACGACCTATCAGAACCATCGCCAGAACGACGTCCCGATTCTGGTCGGCTGGAACGCAGAGGAAGGCAAGGACCTGGCGCCCGAAATCCTGGGCACCAGTGATTTTACAGCCGCCAACCATAGAGACCTGATGGCCCGGCTCCTCGGTCATGCGCCGACGGATGCCCTCTTGAAAACCTATCCCGGCGCCACCGATGCACAGGCCAGGGCCTCCATCAACCAGTTGACCAATGACTGGTGGGGCTGGCGGATGCAGTACTGGGCCAATCTGCAACGACAAAACAGTCATTCGAAATCTTACGTCTACTTCTTCGCCCATCGCCCGGCAGAACTGCCCAATTGCGGCTATGGCTGCGGCATAGGTCATGGGGCGGAAATCCAGTACGTCTTCGATCATCTCGATTGGGAACAACGTCCCTGGACGGCCGAAGACAGGCGTTTGGCCACTGAGCTATCCGACCGATGGGTAGCGTTTGCCGCGACCGGTGATCCAAACCGCAGGTCTTTGCCCGTCTGGACGGTGTTCGATGGCTCTAACGCTTCGATCTTCCGGATCGGCAGCGACACAGACAGGTTGCCAGATTTCGACCTCTTCATCCCTTAA
- a CDS encoding hemolysin family protein, which translates to MLLFAGAVVLLLVVLNGIFSMSELAVVSSRRNKLQSRAERGDKGAAEALKLSNDPNRFLSAVQVGITLIGILAGAYGQATVAGELDKLINPIPLLAPYSEVISTGVVVVILTYLSLIIGELVPKRLAMLFPERIASVVARPLHLLSVALGPFVTLLTGSTSLVLRLLGIRDQSGEAITQEEVELTLAEGMGAGLIEPGEKQMMTEIMRLGDRTVRVAMTPRTEVYRVSLDDNAAAISRQIRDCPYSRFVVTRGQDMEEPVGVAHKRDIADALLGGHVLDLTVLVQEPIFIPLTTSLLQALELFKELPLHMAFVVNEYGGFEGVLTPTDLLEMIAGDLNEAHDDERLMIVRREDGSFLVDGRADLVELGDVVGEDFEIGPGYHTVAGLILHKLARFPKEGEIVTLGRFKVEIVDMDERRIDKLLFHNP; encoded by the coding sequence ATGTTGCTCTTTGCCGGTGCCGTCGTCCTGCTCCTTGTGGTGCTGAACGGCATCTTCTCCATGTCCGAACTGGCCGTGGTGTCCTCCAGGCGCAACAAGTTGCAGAGCCGTGCCGAACGCGGTGACAAGGGCGCCGCCGAAGCGCTCAAGCTGTCGAACGATCCCAATCGCTTCCTGTCGGCCGTGCAGGTGGGCATCACTCTGATCGGTATTCTGGCCGGCGCCTATGGTCAGGCCACGGTGGCGGGCGAACTCGACAAGCTGATCAACCCCATCCCGCTGCTGGCGCCCTATTCCGAAGTGATCTCCACCGGCGTCGTCGTCGTTATCCTGACCTATCTGTCACTGATCATCGGCGAACTGGTGCCCAAGCGGCTGGCCATGCTGTTCCCCGAACGCATCGCCAGCGTGGTGGCGCGGCCGCTGCACCTGCTATCCGTGGCGCTGGGGCCCTTCGTGACGCTGCTCACCGGCTCGACCTCGCTGGTGCTGAGGCTGCTCGGCATCCGCGATCAAAGCGGCGAGGCGATCACGCAGGAAGAGGTCGAATTGACCCTGGCCGAAGGCATGGGCGCCGGCCTGATCGAGCCCGGTGAGAAGCAGATGATGACCGAGATCATGCGCCTGGGCGACCGCACCGTGCGCGTGGCCATGACGCCGCGCACCGAGGTCTACCGCGTGTCGCTCGATGATAACGCGGCCGCCATCTCCCGCCAGATCCGCGACTGTCCCTATTCGCGCTTCGTGGTGACGCGCGGGCAGGATATGGAGGAACCTGTGGGTGTGGCGCACAAGCGCGATATCGCCGATGCGCTGCTGGGCGGCCATGTCCTCGATCTGACGGTGCTGGTGCAGGAGCCGATCTTCATTCCGCTCACCACCTCGCTGTTGCAGGCGCTGGAGCTTTTCAAGGAATTGCCCCTGCATATGGCCTTCGTCGTCAATGAGTATGGCGGCTTTGAGGGTGTGCTGACCCCGACCGACCTGCTGGAAATGATCGCCGGTGATCTGAACGAGGCCCACGACGACGAACGCCTGATGATTGTGCGGCGTGAAGACGGTTCCTTCCTGGTCGATGGCCGCGCCGATCTGGTCGAATTGGGTGATGTCGTCGGCGAGGATTTCGAGATCGGCCCGGGCTATCATACGGTGGCGGGACTGATCCTGCACAAGCTGGCGCGCTTCCCCAAGGAAGGCGAGATCGTCACACTCGGTCGTTTCAAGGTCGAGATTGTCGATATGGACGAACGCCGGATTGACAAGCTTTTGTTCCATAACCCTTAA
- a CDS encoding glycoside hydrolase family 31 protein translates to MRPILKTAFMGLVSALALATAVQAAPIATLDRNGAWVSVEAYGPNVIHVTIAADKAEALKGPGYGILADHADNGAFKQSKDAGGDLFASSGLTLQVNPAPPARTPSQGEKYFAPSLAPVGLLIKNAKGETVLTLNSWEMSPHEVAGEKTYQVGAAFAAPEGEHYYGMGQNQESLSGLDLRGRVLDCQHWYDAPAGETVCVPFMVSSKGYGIVWDNASQTRFIGGVNGKLGFQSKVGERVSFFVITGSTPEEIYAGYARLTGKTPIPPKSVFGLIQSKARYDSQAEILRVATTYRDKKYPLDVMVLDWFYWTRMGQMDINPAEFPDPDAMNKQLHDMGLQSIVSIWPRYETSGRYFNELDHKGFLLKDKDGKTVDGLPFRSDRTGGLIDSTNPEARKWFWEHARDNILSHGFDYPWLDETEPDLVPDGFHYSIGTGDRYHNLFPLVHVEGVQQGMREWKPNKRALILSRAAYLGSQRTGALFWSSDIQPTWEALQRQIPTGLNMTASGIAYWGNDIGGWQWLPQTTSFTGTPLLDPSDARETVGQNNDYPELFTRWFQYGTFLPTLRLHGDKKHTEIWAFGKQAEAILADYDRLRYRLIPYLYSSAKTTYDTGAPFMRALWMDFPNDPNVADIGTQYMFGPAFLVAPVTKQGRTEKDVYLPAGTDWYNYWTNEKLTGGQWVKVAAPINQIPVFVRAGSIVPVGSDIQSTATKQAITALKVYPGKDGDFSLYDDDGVSYDYEKGKGAVTTTLHWNDATQSLTATGSDKAFAKSAPGLVQIVGK, encoded by the coding sequence ATGCGCCCGATTCTCAAGACCGCCTTTATGGGCCTGGTCTCCGCCCTAGCTCTGGCCACGGCCGTCCAGGCGGCCCCGATTGCCACCCTGGACCGCAACGGCGCCTGGGTTAGCGTCGAGGCCTACGGCCCCAACGTCATCCACGTCACCATCGCCGCCGACAAGGCCGAAGCGCTGAAAGGCCCCGGCTACGGCATCCTGGCCGATCACGCCGATAACGGCGCCTTCAAGCAGAGCAAGGACGCTGGCGGCGACCTCTTCGCCTCCAGCGGCCTGACCCTGCAGGTCAATCCCGCGCCGCCGGCGCGCACACCGAGCCAGGGCGAAAAGTATTTCGCCCCGTCGCTGGCCCCGGTCGGGCTGCTGATCAAAAACGCCAAAGGCGAGACCGTCCTGACCCTCAATAGCTGGGAAATGTCGCCGCATGAGGTGGCCGGTGAAAAGACCTATCAGGTCGGCGCCGCCTTTGCCGCGCCGGAAGGTGAGCACTATTACGGCATGGGGCAGAACCAGGAATCGCTGTCAGGCCTCGACCTGCGCGGCCGCGTGCTGGATTGCCAGCACTGGTATGACGCCCCGGCCGGCGAAACCGTCTGTGTGCCCTTCATGGTCTCGTCCAAAGGCTACGGCATCGTCTGGGACAACGCCTCGCAGACCCGCTTCATTGGCGGTGTCAATGGCAAGCTCGGCTTCCAGTCCAAGGTCGGCGAACGCGTGTCGTTCTTCGTTATCACTGGTTCGACGCCGGAAGAGATTTACGCAGGCTATGCCCGCCTGACCGGCAAGACGCCGATCCCGCCCAAGTCGGTGTTCGGCCTTATCCAGTCCAAGGCACGCTATGACAGCCAGGCGGAAATCCTGCGCGTGGCCACCACCTACCGTGACAAGAAGTACCCTCTCGACGTCATGGTCCTTGACTGGTTCTACTGGACGCGCATGGGCCAGATGGACATCAATCCGGCTGAATTCCCCGACCCGGACGCCATGAACAAGCAACTGCACGACATGGGCCTGCAGTCGATCGTCTCGATCTGGCCGCGTTACGAGACCTCGGGCCGTTACTTCAACGAACTCGACCACAAGGGTTTTCTGCTCAAGGACAAGGACGGCAAGACCGTCGATGGCCTGCCCTTCCGCTCTGACCGCACCGGCGGCCTGATCGATTCGACCAACCCTGAAGCGCGCAAGTGGTTCTGGGAGCACGCCCGCGACAACATCCTGTCGCACGGCTTCGATTATCCCTGGCTCGATGAGACCGAGCCCGACCTGGTGCCGGATGGTTTCCACTATTCGATCGGCACCGGCGACCGCTATCACAACCTGTTCCCGCTTGTTCACGTCGAGGGCGTGCAGCAGGGCATGCGCGAATGGAAACCGAACAAGCGCGCCCTGATCCTGTCGCGCGCCGCCTATCTCGGTTCACAGCGTACCGGCGCCCTGTTCTGGTCGTCCGACATCCAGCCGACCTGGGAAGCGCTCCAGCGCCAGATACCGACCGGCCTCAACATGACCGCGTCCGGCATCGCCTATTGGGGCAATGACATCGGCGGCTGGCAATGGCTGCCGCAGACCACCAGCTTCACCGGAACGCCGCTGCTCGATCCATCGGACGCGCGCGAAACCGTGGGCCAGAACAACGACTATCCGGAACTGTTCACGCGCTGGTTCCAGTACGGCACCTTCCTGCCGACCTTACGCCTGCACGGCGACAAGAAGCACACCGAAATCTGGGCCTTCGGCAAGCAGGCTGAGGCGATCCTGGCCGATTACGATCGCCTGCGCTACCGCCTGATCCCTTATCTCTACAGTTCCGCCAAGACGACCTACGACACCGGCGCACCGTTCATGCGCGCCCTGTGGATGGACTTCCCGAACGATCCGAACGTCGCTGATATCGGCACGCAATACATGTTCGGCCCGGCCTTCCTCGTCGCCCCTGTCACCAAACAGGGTCGAACGGAAAAGGACGTCTACCTGCCGGCCGGCACCGACTGGTACAACTACTGGACCAATGAAAAATTGACCGGCGGCCAGTGGGTCAAGGTGGCCGCGCCCATTAACCAGATTCCGGTGTTCGTCAGGGCCGGATCGATCGTGCCGGTGGGTTCGGATATCCAGTCGACCGCCACGAAACAGGCCATCACCGCGCTCAAGGTCTATCCCGGCAAGGACGGCGATTTCAGCCTCTACGACGACGATGGCGTGAGCTACGACTACGAAAAGGGCAAGGGCGCGGTGACCACCACCCTGCACTGGAATGACGCTACGCAAAGCCTGACCGCGACCGGTTCGGACAAGGCATTCGCCAAGTCAGCGCCCGGTCTGGTGCAGATCGTCGGCAAATAA
- a CDS encoding S-(hydroxymethyl)glutathione dehydrogenase/class III alcohol dehydrogenase: MKTRAAVAFAANQPLEIVEVDLEGPRYGEVLVEIKATGICHTDAYTLDGLDSEGIFPVILGHEGAGIVIEVGEGVTSLKPGDHVIPLYTPECRQCKSCLSRKTNLCTAIRATQGKGLMPDGTTRFSYKGQPIYHYMGCSTFANHTVLPEIALAKIRDDAPFDKACYIGCGVTTGVGAVTNTAQVEPGANAVVFGLGGIGLNVIQGLKMVGADKIIGVDLNNAKKEWGERFGMTHFVNPKEIDGDIVAHLVELTGGGADYTFDCTGNTTVMRQALEACHRGWGESIVIGVAEAGKEISTRPFQLVTGRVWKGSAFGGVRGRTDVPKIVDWYMDGKIEIDSMITHTLPLERINEAFDLMHKGESIRSVVVF, translated from the coding sequence ATGAAGACCCGCGCCGCCGTCGCCTTTGCCGCCAATCAGCCACTTGAAATCGTCGAAGTCGATCTGGAAGGGCCGCGCTATGGCGAAGTGCTTGTCGAGATCAAGGCCACCGGCATCTGCCACACCGACGCCTACACGCTCGATGGTCTCGACTCAGAAGGCATCTTTCCGGTCATCCTGGGCCATGAAGGCGCCGGCATCGTGATCGAGGTCGGAGAGGGCGTCACCTCGCTGAAACCGGGCGATCACGTCATCCCGCTTTACACGCCGGAATGCCGCCAGTGCAAATCCTGCCTGTCGCGCAAGACCAACCTGTGCACCGCCATCCGCGCCACGCAAGGCAAGGGCCTGATGCCCGATGGCACCACGCGCTTCTCCTACAAGGGCCAGCCGATCTATCACTATATGGGCTGCTCCACCTTCGCGAACCACACCGTCCTGCCGGAGATCGCCCTGGCCAAGATCCGTGATGACGCGCCGTTCGACAAGGCCTGCTATATCGGCTGCGGGGTGACCACCGGCGTCGGCGCGGTGACCAATACCGCCCAGGTCGAACCTGGCGCCAACGCGGTCGTCTTCGGTCTCGGCGGCATCGGCCTCAATGTCATTCAGGGCCTGAAAATGGTCGGTGCTGACAAGATCATCGGTGTCGATCTCAACAACGCCAAGAAAGAATGGGGCGAGCGCTTCGGCATGACCCACTTCGTCAATCCGAAAGAGATCGACGGCGATATCGTCGCCCATCTGGTCGAGCTAACCGGTGGCGGCGCCGATTACACGTTCGATTGCACCGGCAACACCACGGTCATGCGTCAGGCGCTCGAAGCCTGCCACCGCGGCTGGGGCGAGAGCATCGTCATCGGCGTGGCCGAGGCCGGCAAGGAAATCTCCACCCGTCCGTTCCAGTTGGTGACGGGCCGCGTCTGGAAGGGCTCGGCCTTTGGCGGCGTGCGCGGTCGCACTGATGTGCCGAAGATCGTCGACTGGTACATGGACGGCAAGATCGAGATCGACTCGATGATCACCCACACCCTGCCGCTGGAACGCATCAACGAAGCCTTCGACCTGATGCACAAGGGCGAAAGCATCCGTTCGGTTGTGGTTTTCTGA
- the fghA gene encoding S-formylglutathione hydrolase, giving the protein MYSVDFVAQHRLYDGILYFIRHDSPATQTPMSVSVFVPDVAEKRTDAPFATLYWLSGLTCNASNFTEKAGAYRKAAELGLVIVAPDTSPRGAVAADDNTGELGQGAGFYVDATQAPWKPNYQMETYITHDLIEAIEANFPSDPKRRGIFGHSMGGHGALTLAMNHPHLYRSVSAFSPIASSSRAPWGQKALAAYLGQDHTAWEPYDAALLLSQGKGLPFDTILIDQGLSDPYLETQLMPDLLEQAAATAGQKLMMRYHEGYDHSYYFIQSFIDDHIAFHAERLAYTK; this is encoded by the coding sequence ATGTATTCAGTGGACTTCGTCGCTCAGCATCGTCTCTACGACGGCATTCTCTATTTTATCCGCCATGACAGTCCCGCCACGCAGACGCCGATGAGCGTCAGCGTGTTTGTGCCCGATGTGGCGGAAAAGCGCACGGACGCGCCTTTCGCCACGCTCTACTGGCTGTCGGGCCTGACGTGCAACGCCAGCAACTTTACCGAAAAAGCCGGCGCCTATCGCAAGGCCGCCGAACTGGGGCTTGTCATCGTGGCGCCCGATACCAGCCCGCGCGGTGCGGTCGCCGCCGATGACAACACCGGCGAACTGGGGCAGGGCGCCGGCTTCTATGTCGACGCCACGCAAGCGCCGTGGAAGCCGAACTACCAGATGGAAACCTATATCACCCATGATCTGATCGAGGCGATCGAGGCCAATTTCCCGTCCGACCCCAAGCGACGCGGCATCTTCGGTCACTCCATGGGCGGGCATGGCGCGCTCACCCTCGCCATGAACCATCCGCATCTCTACAGGTCGGTTTCGGCCTTTTCCCCGATTGCCTCGAGCAGCCGCGCGCCGTGGGGGCAAAAGGCGCTGGCCGCCTATCTGGGGCAGGATCATACGGCCTGGGAGCCTTATGACGCCGCCCTCCTGCTATCGCAAGGCAAGGGCCTGCCGTTCGATACGATCCTGATCGATCAGGGGCTGAGTGATCCTTATCTCGAAACGCAACTGATGCCGGACCTGCTCGAACAGGCGGCCGCCACGGCGGGTCAGAAGCTGATGATGCGCTATCATGAGGGCTATGATCACAGCTACTACTTCATCCAGAGCTTTATCGACGACCATATCGCCTTCCACGCCGAGCGGTTGGCATATACAAAGTAA
- a CDS encoding methyl-accepting chemotaxis protein, which translates to MTIKARILALVACFAIMAAAVTGLGLMTINDYNKMLQTADKAQDNAYRGEHLNRLVTAAVMESRGVYMAKDTKEATKYADGIDKQLGDISELMTEWKAGLAPGELPEFAAVEGKANEFIKIRRETARLGREVSPEAASEQGNNEPNRANRKAFQATIDAMVKHIKANLEVSKSEMEDYKNTRVWQFLLIAATGIIALIAASLWVAIKSISRPLNHVAESVMLISEGAYDTQVPDAKGKDEVSSLWRSIRTLRDRAAEGEVLKAHQQEEDMRIADNMRNERNRIASEFEQSMGDLAKRFAVSSRTVAELARGLSHNADEASARVNSVNTAAIEAANNVQSVAAATEELSASVNEINEQVTRTSQVTQLAVDEAAKTEAAIQTLSTAAQQIGEVINLIQAIAAQTNLLALNATIESARAGDAGKGFAVVASEVKQLAQQTAKATDEIRSKIGEIQSATTETVSSIDTIVRTIEQIGGLTTAIAASVEQQGYATQEIASNTNRAADGTREVTGHMTGVGDAAQQTGEAAQALLGLSSDLEHRSEDLQTEVMSFVGRLRAA; encoded by the coding sequence ATGACCATTAAGGCGCGTATTCTCGCTCTCGTCGCTTGCTTTGCTATCATGGCCGCAGCCGTCACCGGGCTGGGCCTGATGACGATCAATGATTACAATAAGATGCTGCAAACCGCCGACAAGGCGCAGGACAACGCCTATCGCGGTGAACACCTGAACCGCCTGGTCACCGCAGCGGTCATGGAATCGCGTGGCGTCTACATGGCCAAGGATACCAAGGAAGCGACCAAATATGCTGACGGTATTGACAAACAACTTGGTGACATCAGCGAGCTGATGACCGAATGGAAGGCCGGGCTGGCGCCGGGTGAACTGCCGGAATTCGCCGCTGTCGAGGGCAAGGCAAACGAGTTCATCAAGATTCGCCGCGAAACCGCGCGTCTGGGCCGTGAAGTATCGCCGGAAGCCGCCAGCGAACAGGGCAACAACGAGCCCAACCGGGCGAACCGCAAGGCCTTCCAGGCCACGATCGACGCCATGGTCAAGCATATCAAGGCCAATCTCGAAGTCTCCAAATCCGAGATGGAAGACTATAAGAACACCCGCGTGTGGCAATTCCTCCTGATCGCCGCCACCGGCATCATTGCCCTGATCGCCGCCTCCTTGTGGGTCGCTATCAAGTCGATCTCGCGCCCGCTCAATCATGTCGCCGAAAGCGTCATGCTGATCTCCGAAGGCGCCTACGATACGCAGGTGCCCGATGCCAAAGGCAAGGACGAGGTGTCGTCCCTGTGGCGCTCGATCCGTACCCTGCGCGACCGTGCCGCCGAAGGTGAGGTGCTCAAGGCGCACCAGCAGGAAGAAGACATGCGCATCGCCGACAATATGCGCAATGAACGCAACCGCATCGCCTCAGAGTTCGAACAGAGCATGGGCGACCTGGCCAAGCGCTTCGCCGTTTCCTCGCGCACCGTGGCTGAATTGGCCAGAGGCCTGAGCCATAACGCCGACGAAGCCTCCGCCCGCGTCAACTCCGTCAATACCGCCGCCATCGAGGCCGCCAACAACGTCCAGAGCGTCGCGGCCGCCACCGAGGAACTCTCGGCCAGCGTCAACGAAATCAACGAGCAGGTGACCCGCACATCGCAGGTCACGCAACTGGCCGTGGACGAAGCCGCCAAGACCGAGGCCGCCATCCAGACCCTGAGCACCGCCGCCCAGCAGATCGGCGAGGTCATCAACCTGATCCAGGCCATCGCCGCCCAGACCAACCTGCTGGCGCTCAACGCCACCATCGAGTCGGCGCGTGCCGGTGACGCCGGCAAGGGCTTCGCGGTCGTCGCCTCCGAGGTCAAGCAACTGGCCCAGCAAACTGCCAAGGCCACCGATGAGATCCGCAGCAAGATCGGTGAAATCCAGTCGGCCACCACCGAAACGGTGTCGAGCATCGACACCATCGTCCGGACGATCGAACAGATTGGCGGCCTGACCACCGCTATCGCCGCCTCGGTCGAGCAACAGGGCTACGCCACGCAGGAAATCGCCAGCAACACCAACCGTGCGGCTGACGGCACCCGCGAAGTGACCGGCCACATGACCGGCGTGGGCGATGCCGCCCAGCAGACCGGCGAAGCGGCGCAAGCCTTGCTCGGCCTGTCCTCCGATCTCGAACACCGCTCGGAAGACCTGCAAACCGAAGTGATGAGCTTTGTCGGCCGCCTGCGCGCCGCTTAA